CGTCTATAAGTTGCGCCGTGGGTTCGCCCTCGGTGGAATATACTTTTTGCGTGGCCCGTCCATGGAACGAAACCCCGCCTGTGGATGGCGCTTTGCCGCCATTGCCAGGGGCGGGTTTGGACGGGGCTTTTACCGCGGCGGATTCCAATGAAACCGGTCTTGGCGCCGGTTTGTCCGCCGCTTTGGCGCCGGGTTTGGCCGCAGGCGCGGGGAAAGCGAAGGATTTTATTACCGGAGGCCTGCTGGAACCCACCAATGTTTCCACTTTGGCGTTCAGGGCTTCCTTGCTGAAAGGCTTCAACAAGGTTTCATTGGCCCCATGTTTTGAGGCCAACGCCAACGCCTCCGCGTTTTCCTTTGTGGTGGTGAAAAGCACCGCCAGCTGGTCCGGGGCGAACCGGCGCCGCAAGTCGAATAAAAACCGGGCCCCTGCCCCGCCGTCCAGCCCGGCGTCCAGCACCAGAAGGTCCAGATTGCAAACCTCCTTGGGAGCCGCGCCACCCAACAGGCCGGACATGCCAGCGTTGCTGGATACGTTGCTGTTTATGATCATTTCCGCATCGGCCCTTTTCGCGGCTTCGAACACGTTGGGATAGCCGAGCCTGTGCAGGAGTATGGAGATAACGTGGAGGCTTTTTTCGTCCGAATCGGCGATGAGTATCTTGGTCTCTTCTTTCGGCTTGGCCATGCTAACTCCTTACTGAAACCTTGTACTTAGCCCAATAACGGTTTCAGCTCCGAAAGAACGTCCACCGCTTTGTCCAGATGCCCCTCGGTGTGTCCCGCAGTTACCGACATGCGAAACCTGGCGGTTCCCTTAGGCACCGTGGGTGGCCGTATGGCAGGGATGTGTGTACCTTTCGATAGCAAAAAACCTTGAGCTTTT
This DNA window, taken from Nitrospinota bacterium, encodes the following:
- a CDS encoding response regulator transcription factor: MAKPKEETKILIADSDEKSLHVISILLHRLGYPNVFEAAKRADAEMIINSNVSSNAGMSGLLGGAAPKEVCNLDLLVLDAGLDGGAGARFLFDLRRRFAPDQLAVLFTTTKENAEALALASKHGANETLLKPFSKEALNAKVETLVGSSRPPVIKSFAFPAPAAKPGAKAADKPAPRPVSLESAAVKAPSKPAPGNGGKAPSTGGVSFHGRATQKVYSTEGEPTAQLIDGQINGHYHEQVNVIGGGQNCYWATQVEGQEKVRLQYVSAKGQPSGIDAKTVPLEEFMYTFVLCDEGNCPIMKRLAGF